One genomic segment of Sebastes fasciatus isolate fSebFas1 chromosome 17, fSebFas1.pri, whole genome shotgun sequence includes these proteins:
- the LOC141753862 gene encoding H-2 class I histocompatibility antigen, Q10 alpha chain-like: protein MIPRPIFLFLPFMFLNLEPTAGEIHSLTYIYTALSENPVGLPGIHEFTAMGQLDSRMIDYFDSDHQEKVAKQDWMKERLTPDYWEKGTQSRQSKQQWFKVNIDILKKRMNQNDSDVHVLQWMHGCEGDTQSDGTMKFHRGIDRYSYDGNDFLSFDHANSVWVAPIYAAQQTKRKWDDVQVLKEYTKGYLENECIAWLGKFMTYEAEQVKSASPPKVFVYTKKANVEKNVILMCLATGFYPKDIILQIKRNGRILTREDGVTTSGTRPNGDDTFQRRDHVEILKSDMSTYTCEVIHAVTGVHVEKVWDHSLPDGSNGALIGGVVGVLLLIVIGIAVLLVVLWKRNPCQNDKGSSPSLDSNGTGNSGVPLTGVKTSSNVNRNNNGNTDEANKALTGSGGSDSDSGISGDSNKTPTPEAASLLEGNAEEV, encoded by the exons atgatacccagaccgatatttctgtttttaccgTTCATGTTTCTGAACTTAGAGCCGACTGCAGGCG AGATACATTCCCTCACTTACATCTACACGGCCCTCTCCGAAAACCCTGTTGGACTCCCGGGCATCCATGAGTTCACAGCCATGGGTCAGCTGGACAGCAGGATGATCGACTACTTTGACAGCGATCACCAGGAGAAAGTTGCCAAACAGGACTGGATGAAAGAGCGACTGACTCCAGATTACTGGGAAAAAGGCACACAGTCCCGCCAGAGCAAGCAGCAGTGGTTCAAAGTCAACATCGACATCCTAAAGAAACGCATGAATCAGAACGACTCCG ACGTCCATGTTCTCCAGTGGATGCACGGCTGTGAGGGCGACACGCAGTCCGACGGCACGATGAAGTTCCACCGTGGCATTGACAGGTACAGCTACGACGGAAACGACTTCCTGTCCTTCGACCACGCCAACTCGGTCTGGGTCGCCCCGATTTACGCGGCACAACAGACCAAGAGGAAGTGGGATGATGTTCAGGTGCTAAAAGAATACACCAAAGGCTACCTGGAGAACGAGTGCATAGCTTGGCTGGGCAAGTTCATGACATATGAGGCAGAGCAAGTAAAAAGTGCCT CTCCCCCAAAGGTGTTCGTGTATACAAAGAAAGCCAATGTCGAGAAAAACGTCATTTTGATGTGCCTGGCTACCGGTTTCTACCCAAAAGACATCATCCTGCAGATCAAAAGGAACGGCCGTATTTTAACTCGAGAGGACGGCGTGACTACATCGGGTACTCGACCAAACGGCGACGACACCTTCCAGAGAAGAGACCACGTGGAGATTTTAAAGTCTGACATGTCCACATACACCTGTGAAGTGATACATGCTGTGACCGGGGTACATGTTGAGAAGGTTTGGG atCATTCACTTCCTGACGGCTCTAACGGTGCTCTCATCGGCGGCGTGGTTGGGGTCCTGCTCTTGATCGTGATCGGTATCGCTGTGCTGCTGGTCGTCTTGTGGAAAA GAAATCCATGCCAAAACGACAAAG GGTCAAGTCCGTCTCTCGACAGCAATGGCACTGGTAACAGTG GTGTACCCCTTACTGGTGTAAAGACTTCCTCAA acgtGAATCGTAACAACAACGGCAACACTGACGAGGCGAACAAAGCTCTCACTG GCTCAGGTGGGTCTGACTCTGACTCTGGCATCTCTG GCGATAGCAACAAAACCCCCACCCCTGAAGCCGCCAGCCTCCTGGAGGGGAATGCAGAGGAAGTCTGA